The following proteins come from a genomic window of Chanos chanos chromosome 15, fChaCha1.1, whole genome shotgun sequence:
- the igsf5a gene encoding immunoglobulin superfamily member 5 → MPTKEAVGVPVQIEPQNAVVLVDAEARFNCSPTAHVWHVMIWSVGEEVVLTVVQETGSVENSDRFSAVNYTTTESQRWELIVRNVSRSDSGPVTCAIQNIGRQTANLTVQERGTVNIVGGDQTITKGEEAIFQCQADGWFPEPHISWTLNGVVVDKNSYNTTKEEQGSLFNSVSVLRHTALGNSSVECLASVPAMSTPLRSSVYLIVGKRNSTVLIAVTVSFGSAALLALLIIAIVFCCKKKKKARSTYQEEVRARSQSVRQGTNNLGYVTDNSDSVQRPQNGKHLTMADSVNSQGYDLSTISGNGIRKHRHQTIV, encoded by the exons ATGCCGACAAAGGAGGCTGTGGGTGTGCCG GTCCAGATTGAGCCTCAAAACGCAGTTGTCCTCGTGGATGCGGAAGCCAGATTTAACTGTAGCCCTACTGCCCACGTCTGGCACGTCATGATCTGGTCAGTTGGTGAAGAGGTTGTGCTCACTGTCGTCCAGGAAACCGGCTCAGTGGAAAACTCTGACCGCTTCAGTGCCGTAAACTACACAACGACCGAGAGCCAGAGATGGGAACTGATCGTACGAAATGTGAGCAGGAGTGACTCTGGACCGGTCACCTGTGCAATCCAAAACATCGGCCGACAAACAGCAAATTTGACGGTCCAGG AGAGAGGCACCGTGAACATAGTGGGAGGAGATCAGACCATAACAAAGGGCGAGGAAGCCATTTTCCAGTGCCAGGCTGACGGATGGTTCCCAGAACCACACATATCCTGGACCCTCAATGGCGTTGTGGTTGACAAAAACTCCTATAACACCACCAAAGAGGAGCAGggctctctctttaactctgtcAGTGTTCTCCGACACACTGCCCTCGGTAACTCCTCTGTGGAGTGTCTGGCCAGTGTGCCTGCGATGAGCACTCCCCTGCGCAGCAGTGTCTATTTAATAGTAGGTAAGAGGAACTCC ACCGTGTTGATTGCTGTCACTGTGTCCTTCGGTTCGGCGGCCCTGCTCGCGCTTCTCATTATCGCCATCGTGTTCTGttgcaaaaagaagaagaaagcgc GGTCAACTTATCAAGAGGAAGTAAG ggCACGATCACAGAGTGTGAGACAGGGGACAAATAACCTTGGATATGTTACAGATAACA GCGACAGTGTGCAGCGGCCACAGAACGGGAAGCATTTAAcg ATGGCTGACTCAGTGAACAGTCAAGGCTATGACCTCAGCACCATCAGTGGGAACGGCATCAGGaaacacagacaccaaacaATCGTCtga